A stretch of the Actinomyces qiguomingii genome encodes the following:
- the thrS gene encoding threonine--tRNA ligase, with protein sequence MSNQSTIDILLEGASRSLEEGTTGTTLFAERIKTDGVVAMRVDGEPWDLDRVLPADAVVEPITLDSEDGLNILRHSATHVMAQAVQELFPDVNLGIGPFITDGFYYDFGGIDAVTPELLREIEKRMKRIVKEGQTFRRRDITEAEGRSELADQPYKLELITTKGAGAESASVEVGAGGLTMYDNVRRDGTVAWKDLCRGPHLPSTRLIGNGFALTRSSAAYWKGDQNGDSLQRIYGTAWASKDDLKAYQTRMAEAARRDHRRLGAELDLFSFPEEIGPGLVVFHPKGGILRHEIEQYVIDRHIEAGYDLVHTPEISKGGLFHTSGHLPYYADTMFPPMLADEERDAQGNITKAGQEYYLKAMNCPMHNLIFRSRGRSYRELPLKFFEMGRDYRYEKSGVVHGLTRMRGFTQDDSHTYCTPEQAGEEIRRQIEFFLSILKAFGLDDFYLELSTRDDDGAKQDKFIGSDADWEAATRTLQEVCDSTGLELVPDPGGAAFYGPKVSVQVKDAIGRTWQMSTIQYDFNQPERFDLEYTAADGSRRRPIMIHAAKLGSVERFIGVLTEHYAGAFPAWLAPVQVRLVPVAEAFDAYVDDVAAKLRSRGVRVEVDHSDDRFGKKIRNASKEKIPFTLIAGGEDADAGAVSFRFRDGTQTNGVPVEEAVAHIAQVIAERINDPAGEKLTHD encoded by the coding sequence GTGTCCAACCAGTCCACCATCGACATTCTCCTCGAAGGCGCGAGCCGCAGTCTCGAGGAGGGCACCACGGGCACCACCCTGTTCGCGGAGCGGATCAAGACCGACGGCGTCGTGGCTATGCGGGTCGATGGTGAGCCCTGGGACCTGGACCGCGTCCTGCCTGCCGACGCCGTCGTCGAGCCCATTACGCTGGACAGTGAGGACGGGCTGAACATTTTGCGGCACTCGGCTACCCACGTGATGGCGCAGGCCGTCCAGGAGCTGTTCCCAGACGTGAACCTCGGCATCGGCCCCTTCATCACCGACGGCTTCTACTACGACTTCGGCGGTATCGACGCCGTCACCCCGGAACTGCTGCGCGAGATCGAGAAGCGCATGAAGCGCATCGTCAAGGAGGGCCAGACCTTCCGCCGCCGCGACATCACCGAGGCCGAGGGGCGCTCCGAACTGGCCGACCAGCCCTACAAGCTGGAGCTGATCACCACCAAGGGCGCCGGCGCCGAGTCCGCCTCCGTGGAGGTCGGTGCGGGCGGACTGACCATGTATGACAACGTCCGCCGCGACGGCACCGTCGCCTGGAAGGACCTGTGCCGCGGCCCCCACCTGCCCTCCACCAGGCTCATCGGCAACGGCTTCGCCCTGACCCGCTCCTCGGCCGCCTACTGGAAGGGCGACCAGAACGGGGACTCCCTGCAGCGCATATACGGCACCGCCTGGGCCAGCAAGGATGATCTAAAGGCCTATCAGACCCGCATGGCCGAGGCCGCCCGCCGCGACCACCGCAGGCTCGGCGCCGAGCTGGACCTGTTCTCCTTCCCCGAAGAGATCGGCCCCGGCCTGGTCGTCTTCCACCCCAAGGGCGGCATCCTGCGCCACGAGATTGAGCAGTACGTGATCGACCGGCACATCGAGGCCGGCTACGACCTGGTCCACACCCCGGAGATCTCCAAGGGCGGCCTGTTCCACACCTCCGGGCACCTGCCCTACTACGCGGACACCATGTTCCCGCCCATGCTCGCCGACGAGGAGCGTGACGCGCAGGGCAACATCACCAAGGCCGGCCAGGAGTACTACCTCAAGGCCATGAACTGCCCCATGCACAACCTGATTTTCCGCTCCCGCGGCCGCTCCTACCGGGAACTGCCGCTTAAGTTCTTTGAGATGGGCCGCGATTACCGCTACGAGAAGAGCGGCGTGGTACACGGGCTCACCCGCATGCGGGGCTTCACCCAGGACGACTCCCACACCTACTGCACCCCCGAGCAGGCGGGGGAGGAGATTCGGCGGCAGATCGAGTTCTTCCTGTCGATCCTCAAGGCCTTCGGCCTGGACGACTTCTACCTGGAGCTGTCCACCCGCGACGATGACGGCGCCAAGCAGGACAAGTTCATCGGCTCGGACGCGGACTGGGAGGCCGCCACCCGCACCCTGCAGGAGGTGTGCGACTCCACCGGCCTGGAGCTGGTTCCCGACCCGGGCGGCGCCGCCTTCTATGGGCCGAAGGTATCCGTGCAGGTCAAAGACGCCATTGGCCGTACCTGGCAGATGTCCACCATCCAATACGATTTCAATCAGCCCGAGCGCTTCGACCTGGAGTACACGGCCGCCGACGGCAGCCGTAGGCGGCCCATCATGATTCACGCCGCCAAGCTCGGCAGCGTGGAGCGTTTCATCGGCGTGCTCACCGAGCACTACGCCGGTGCCTTCCCCGCCTGGCTGGCGCCCGTGCAGGTGCGGCTGGTGCCCGTGGCGGAGGCCTTCGACGCTTACGTCGATGACGTGGCCGCCAAGCTGCGCTCCCGGGGCGTGCGCGTGGAAGTGGACCACTCCGATGACCGCTTCGGCAAGAAGATCCGCAACGCCTCCAAGGAGAAGATCCCCTTCACGCTGATCGCCGGCGGGGAGGACGCCGATGCCGGAGCGGTCTCCTTCCGCTTCCG
- a CDS encoding DegT/DnrJ/EryC1/StrS family aminotransferase, with translation MTDAMTGVDSRFPQLRAELARLSDTDAQDWYPVFKARYGMQVVLEQLHALRGDGDVLTQLFTCCTAVVPIIAAGLSPRYADIDADTLALTPGACDQSPTPAAEGRGSALRGVIIQHTFGIQAERESADLARRARAAGALVMEDAAHCVARLARADELQPLADVSFHSFGVQKILPTHFGGAVWVNPALGSRDPGLDSALRAALAGLPPLSPRLDAASRMYRNQARVLARVPQAVSSPARAAASRLGLLDPPVARAEQGGQLPYAPMAPSQWVAGRATAALHELTAANTARIRIVNSFRQTLPELPGVSVPGAVIGGEPEPLLRFPLLLPDTAQAEHLITAMRAIGVFAERWGRPLLYPGVDGKTALKAFRVPPEGLPVTHDVSARVVALPTELDNDRAARAVRLAQEWSRHRG, from the coding sequence ATGACTGACGCGATGACCGGAGTCGACAGCCGTTTCCCGCAGTTGCGGGCCGAACTGGCCCGCCTGAGCGATACCGATGCGCAGGACTGGTATCCGGTGTTCAAGGCGCGCTACGGCATGCAGGTGGTGCTGGAGCAGCTCCACGCCCTGCGCGGAGACGGTGATGTTCTTACCCAACTGTTCACCTGCTGCACCGCGGTGGTTCCCATCATCGCGGCGGGGCTTTCGCCGCGCTACGCCGACATTGACGCCGATACGCTGGCACTCACCCCGGGTGCCTGCGATCAGTCCCCCACACCTGCCGCCGAGGGCCGCGGCAGCGCGTTGCGCGGCGTCATCATTCAGCACACCTTCGGCATTCAGGCCGAGCGGGAGTCGGCCGACCTGGCTCGACGGGCAAGGGCCGCGGGCGCCCTGGTCATGGAGGACGCCGCGCACTGCGTGGCCCGGCTAGCGCGCGCAGATGAGTTGCAGCCGCTAGCGGACGTGTCCTTCCACTCATTCGGTGTGCAGAAAATCCTGCCGACCCACTTCGGTGGCGCGGTGTGGGTCAATCCGGCGCTGGGATCGCGCGACCCCGGCCTCGACTCGGCGTTGAGAGCCGCGTTGGCGGGGCTGCCGCCACTTTCGCCCCGTTTAGATGCGGCGTCACGCATGTATCGCAATCAGGCCCGGGTCCTGGCGCGTGTGCCGCAGGCCGTATCGTCCCCGGCACGTGCGGCAGCCTCTCGCCTCGGCCTGCTGGACCCACCTGTGGCCCGCGCCGAGCAGGGCGGTCAGCTGCCCTATGCGCCAATGGCGCCATCGCAGTGGGTGGCAGGCAGGGCCACCGCCGCCCTGCACGAGCTGACCGCCGCCAATACCGCCCGCATCCGGATCGTGAACAGCTTCCGACAGACCCTGCCGGAGCTGCCGGGAGTCAGCGTGCCCGGTGCGGTGATAGGCGGCGAGCCAGAACCGCTCCTGCGGTTCCCCCTGTTGCTTCCCGACACCGCTCAGGCCGAGCACCTAATCACCGCCATGCGCGCAATTGGCGTATTCGCTGAGCGGTGGGGGCGGCCCCTGCTCTATCCCGGAGTGGACGGCAAGACCGCATTGAAGGCATTCCGGGTTCCGCCCGAAGGCCTGCCGGTGACTCACGACGTCTCCGCGCGGGTGGTGGCGCTGCCGACGGAACTGGACAATGACCGCGCCGCTCGGGCCGTCCGTCTGGCGCAGGAGTGGTCTCGTCACCGCGGGTAG
- a CDS encoding lipid II:glycine glycyltransferase FemX, producing the protein MALEPSPDRGRIVALDADQMRMAIGGKPACLEQTEPWEAFERSQGRTLFGRYAYEVDSKTVAVIALYRYGLAKWSFLWAKHGPVWLGEQTPAREAELRRLLVQEVRRRDKRVAFIRMHARFQARDTLPLMSSITYDRTYVIDLRPGTPEAVRAAMPKDGRRGVRRAERVAREAGCTVAEETGLSREEFESVYQVLVATAERDGFRPHPIGVYWDMLTSLGPKHARLFVLRRDGVPHCWDLVTVTGKDAATYYGASSDASRSFRGAEALDWAVACQLAAEGLRSLDLMGAESTRVPELYGVGRYKRRFAQHPTEVDGAWDVPVRPLLYRSLVGARRTRHAIRRRIGR; encoded by the coding sequence ATGGCCTTAGAACCGTCACCTGACCGCGGCCGGATAGTCGCCCTCGACGCCGACCAGATGCGCATGGCGATCGGTGGGAAACCGGCGTGCCTGGAGCAGACCGAGCCCTGGGAGGCCTTCGAGCGCAGCCAGGGCCGTACCTTGTTCGGTCGTTATGCCTATGAGGTGGATTCCAAAACGGTGGCGGTGATCGCCCTGTACCGCTACGGCCTGGCGAAGTGGTCCTTCCTGTGGGCCAAGCATGGACCGGTGTGGCTCGGCGAGCAGACCCCGGCCCGTGAGGCCGAACTGCGCCGCCTGCTCGTGCAAGAGGTGCGGCGACGGGACAAACGTGTCGCCTTCATCCGCATGCACGCCCGTTTCCAGGCGCGAGACACCCTGCCGCTGATGAGTTCGATCACCTATGACCGCACCTACGTGATCGACCTGCGCCCGGGCACACCCGAGGCGGTGCGCGCCGCCATGCCTAAGGACGGGCGCCGAGGCGTGCGCCGCGCCGAGCGCGTTGCCCGTGAGGCCGGATGCACCGTGGCGGAGGAGACCGGACTGAGCCGGGAGGAGTTTGAGAGCGTCTACCAGGTCTTGGTCGCCACCGCCGAGCGTGACGGCTTCCGTCCCCATCCGATCGGCGTCTATTGGGACATGCTCACCAGCCTGGGTCCGAAGCACGCCCGGCTGTTCGTACTACGGCGTGATGGCGTGCCGCACTGCTGGGACTTGGTAACCGTCACCGGGAAGGATGCCGCCACCTACTACGGTGCGTCCTCGGACGCCTCGCGCAGCTTCCGGGGCGCCGAAGCGCTGGACTGGGCCGTGGCCTGCCAGCTCGCCGCGGAGGGCCTGCGCAGCTTGGACCTGATGGGGGCCGAATCCACCCGCGTGCCGGAACTGTACGGTGTGGGCCGGTACAAGCGCCGCTTCGCGCAGCATCCCACCGAGGTCGACGGCGCGTGGGACGTGCCCGTCCGGCCGCTGCTATACCGGTCGCTGGTGGGTGCGCGGCGCACGCGTCACGCGATTCGTCGGCGCATTGGGCGCTGA
- a CDS encoding carboxylate--amine ligase yields MTGAYGDESLRPDLLPVVVGGDIGAYALARQLHEATGQQVTLIASQPIQAIALSGYIEVVYRKVEDLALIAVLRSLAQGRRPRSAVVMTNLDSVAHTLVSHRDELEPTYVVPFPSRSAMERLSNKVSFAQACEALGLRTPRQVAITGADLAASDPQIDIPLPLVGKAAIGSDWDRLNFEGKRKIYFLDTPEQLHDMWEDLRRAGFESTFLVQERIPGEDHAMRSVTAYIDSAGSTGVIGSARVLLEDHAPSLIGNPVAMITEPFPELWEAAERLLAQVDYRGFANFDIKIDPRDGQPVFFEVNPRIGRNCYYLNAAGVNPMLPMIQDLVDCRPGPRQEADREALYSLLPHHLLLHQLDDPVLRRRVLRLAPRAVDPLLDPAERSLRRRLLVAAQKLNHDRKFHRFHPKPLLRRR; encoded by the coding sequence TTGACGGGTGCGTACGGCGATGAATCATTGCGCCCGGATCTGTTGCCCGTCGTCGTAGGCGGAGATATAGGGGCCTACGCCTTGGCTCGTCAACTCCACGAGGCTACCGGCCAGCAGGTGACTCTGATCGCTTCCCAACCCATTCAGGCTATCGCGCTGTCTGGATACATCGAAGTGGTGTACCGCAAGGTGGAGGATCTGGCCCTGATCGCCGTGTTGCGCAGCCTGGCCCAAGGGCGTCGCCCGCGCAGCGCCGTGGTGATGACCAACCTCGATTCTGTAGCCCACACGCTGGTATCCCATCGGGATGAACTCGAGCCGACCTACGTGGTGCCGTTCCCTTCCAGGTCGGCGATGGAGCGCCTGAGCAACAAGGTGAGTTTCGCTCAGGCCTGTGAGGCACTGGGGCTGCGCACGCCCCGGCAGGTGGCGATCACCGGGGCCGATCTGGCGGCCAGCGATCCCCAGATCGACATCCCCCTGCCCCTGGTGGGTAAGGCCGCCATCGGTTCGGACTGGGACAGGCTGAACTTCGAGGGCAAGCGGAAGATTTATTTCCTGGACACCCCTGAGCAGCTGCACGACATGTGGGAGGATCTGCGGCGCGCGGGCTTCGAATCCACCTTCCTGGTCCAGGAGCGCATACCGGGAGAGGACCACGCCATGCGGTCGGTGACCGCATACATCGACTCTGCCGGGAGCACCGGTGTGATCGGATCCGCGCGGGTTCTGCTTGAAGATCATGCTCCGTCACTGATCGGCAACCCGGTGGCAATGATCACTGAGCCATTCCCGGAGCTGTGGGAGGCCGCGGAAAGGCTCCTGGCGCAGGTGGACTACCGGGGCTTCGCCAACTTCGACATCAAGATCGACCCCCGCGACGGTCAGCCCGTCTTCTTCGAAGTCAATCCGCGCATCGGTCGGAACTGCTACTACCTCAACGCCGCCGGCGTGAACCCGATGCTGCCCATGATCCAGGACCTGGTGGACTGCCGGCCCGGTCCGCGGCAGGAGGCTGACCGGGAGGCGCTCTACAGTCTGCTGCCTCATCATCTGCTGCTGCACCAGCTCGATGACCCGGTGCTGCGTCGACGCGTGCTGCGGCTGGCCCCGCGCGCCGTGGACCCGCTGCTGGATCCCGCCGAACGCTCGCTGCGTCGACGTCTGTTGGTGGCCGCGCAGAAGCTCAACCACGATCGCAAGTTCCACCGCTTTCATCCCAAGCCGCTGCTGCGTAGACGATGA
- the glgX gene encoding glycogen debranching protein GlgX, whose protein sequence is MHSATTASATEPEPSTPPAIPAAEQPTEVRAQEPANPERSVWPGRAYPLGANYDGSGTNFALYSSVAEAVELCLFDDDGQETRIPLTEEDADVWHAYLPSVQPGQHYGYRVHGPYDPANGHRCDPSKLLLDPYAKAISGQVTGSQALYSYDFSDPAVRNQQDSAPDTMRSVVVSPYFDWGRDRPPSHEYHNTIIYEAHVKGLTRLNEHIPEHLRGTYAGLAEPAVIEHLSKLGITAIELMPVHQFVNDAFLQDKGLSNYWGYNTIGYFAPHNAYAAHGTDGQQVQEFKAMVKALHEADIEVLLDVVYNHTAEGNHMGPTLSFRGIDNAAYYRLVDGDQAHYFDTTGTGNSLLMRSPAVLQMIMDSLRYWVTEMHVDGFRFDLASTLARQFHEVDKLSAFFDIIHQDPILSQVKLIAEPWDVGEGGYNVGEFPAMWSEWNGKYRDTVRDFWRGEPSTLGEFAARITGSSDLYQRSGRTPVSSINFVTAHDGFTLHDLVSYNDKHNEANGEGGADGAGDNRSWNCGAEGPTDNPDVLALRGRQVRNFIATLMFSQGVPMICHGDEMGRTQSGNNNGYCQDNELTWVDWNLTEEQEDLLRFTRNMIRLRRDHPVLRRRRFFTGEAGHGGESELGEIEWLSPSGARMTDEDWDTWYARAITVFLNGDAIHEPDERGRRISDDSFLALFNASGEDIVFTLPGADHSPRWRTVLDTAPSTAPRPEQVATGSGEEWQAGQEVTVEAHSMLFLLSLPEPEPNGPDGPEYDDEHDQQVRAATVQEAIAPTAHRGAQPQGGSR, encoded by the coding sequence ATGCACAGTGCCACAACCGCCTCCGCCACTGAACCGGAGCCTTCAACGCCACCAGCCATACCTGCCGCCGAGCAGCCCACCGAGGTGCGGGCACAGGAACCGGCGAACCCCGAACGCTCGGTATGGCCGGGCCGGGCCTACCCGCTGGGTGCGAACTACGACGGTTCGGGCACTAACTTCGCCCTGTACTCCTCGGTCGCCGAGGCGGTTGAACTGTGCCTGTTCGACGACGACGGTCAGGAGACCCGCATTCCACTGACGGAGGAGGACGCCGATGTGTGGCACGCCTACCTGCCGTCCGTGCAGCCCGGCCAGCACTACGGCTACCGAGTGCACGGCCCCTATGACCCCGCCAACGGGCACCGCTGCGATCCCTCGAAACTCCTGCTGGACCCCTACGCCAAGGCCATCTCCGGCCAGGTCACCGGTTCGCAGGCGCTGTACTCCTACGACTTCTCCGACCCTGCGGTGCGCAACCAGCAGGACTCGGCTCCCGACACCATGCGCTCGGTAGTGGTCTCACCATACTTTGACTGGGGACGGGACCGCCCACCCAGCCACGAGTATCACAACACGATCATCTATGAGGCGCATGTCAAGGGCCTGACCCGACTCAACGAGCACATTCCGGAGCACCTGCGTGGCACCTACGCTGGCCTGGCCGAGCCTGCGGTCATCGAGCACCTCAGCAAACTGGGTATCACCGCAATCGAGCTGATGCCGGTCCATCAGTTCGTGAACGATGCCTTCCTGCAGGACAAGGGGCTTTCCAATTACTGGGGCTACAACACGATCGGCTACTTCGCCCCGCACAACGCCTACGCCGCCCACGGCACCGACGGGCAGCAGGTGCAGGAGTTCAAGGCGATGGTCAAGGCCCTCCATGAGGCCGATATCGAGGTGCTTCTCGACGTGGTGTACAACCACACGGCCGAGGGCAACCACATGGGGCCCACACTGTCCTTCCGGGGCATCGACAACGCGGCCTACTATCGGCTGGTCGACGGCGATCAGGCACACTACTTCGACACCACCGGCACCGGCAACTCCTTACTGATGCGCTCACCGGCGGTGCTGCAGATGATCATGGATTCGCTGCGCTACTGGGTCACCGAGATGCATGTGGACGGCTTCCGCTTCGATCTGGCCTCCACCCTGGCGCGGCAGTTCCACGAGGTGGACAAGCTCTCCGCCTTCTTCGACATCATTCATCAGGACCCGATACTGTCCCAGGTCAAGCTGATCGCCGAGCCCTGGGATGTGGGCGAGGGCGGTTACAACGTGGGCGAGTTCCCCGCCATGTGGAGCGAGTGGAATGGCAAGTACCGGGATACGGTGCGCGACTTCTGGCGGGGCGAGCCCTCCACCCTGGGCGAGTTCGCCGCGCGCATCACCGGATCCTCGGACCTGTATCAGCGCTCCGGCCGCACCCCTGTGTCATCCATCAACTTCGTCACCGCGCACGACGGCTTCACCCTGCATGATCTGGTTTCATATAACGACAAGCACAATGAGGCCAACGGCGAGGGCGGCGCGGACGGTGCCGGGGACAACCGCTCCTGGAATTGCGGAGCCGAGGGCCCCACCGATAATCCGGATGTGCTGGCGCTGCGTGGTCGGCAGGTACGCAATTTCATAGCCACCCTGATGTTCAGTCAGGGTGTTCCCATGATCTGTCACGGCGATGAGATGGGACGCACCCAGAGCGGCAACAACAATGGCTATTGCCAGGACAATGAGCTCACCTGGGTCGATTGGAACCTGACCGAGGAGCAGGAGGATCTGCTGCGCTTCACCCGCAACATGATCCGTCTGCGCCGTGATCATCCGGTGCTGCGCCGCCGCCGCTTCTTCACCGGCGAGGCCGGCCACGGCGGAGAGTCCGAACTAGGCGAGATCGAATGGCTCAGTCCCTCCGGCGCACGCATGACCGATGAGGACTGGGATACCTGGTACGCCCGGGCAATCACGGTTTTCCTGAACGGCGACGCCATCCACGAACCCGATGAGCGTGGCCGACGCATCAGTGATGACTCTTTCCTGGCGCTGTTCAACGCCTCCGGTGAAGACATCGTCTTCACCTTGCCCGGGGCGGACCACTCACCCCGCTGGCGCACCGTGCTCGACACCGCTCCGAGCACGGCCCCGCGCCCGGAGCAGGTGGCCACCGGCTCCGGCGAGGAGTGGCAGGCCGGCCAGGAGGTGACGGTGGAGGCCCACTCCATGCTGTTCCTCCTGTCGCTTCCCGAGCCCGAGCCGAACGGGCCAGACGGTCCCGAGTACGACGACGAGCACGACCAACAGGTCCGAGCCGCCACGGTGCAGGAGGCGATAGCGCCCACAGCGCACCGCGGGGCACAACCGCAGGGAGGTTCCCGATGA
- the treY gene encoding malto-oligosyltrehalose synthase has protein sequence MTTPEHERAAHLPRPGRRTPVTTYRLQLGTSLTFADARALLPYLHELGVTDLYLSPVLAASPGSTHGYDVVDHTHISAVMGGREGLEELARDAHAAGMGVVVDIVPNHMSVPTPVWHNPPLWSVLRDGEQSPYVAWFDAPRGEKLLMPVLGQRIGQVLKDGEFSVERMVIPTEPERGEQWVLRYYDHVFPLAAGTQALPLPELLARQHYRLAYWRVGDEELNYRRFFDIATLAAVRVEDPEVFAGSHALILELLRAGTIDALRVDHPDGLADPEGYLERLSHATDGAWIAAEKILAPDELLPESWHAAGTTGYDAAWRIDQLQVDPAGARTLGFMMRELTGNVPIDYARVAGDAKREIISGSLAAEVNRLVDLLHAITARDLYLSDHTFRDLRACVVELLVAADRYRAYVLPGRRADDEQAAVLRDTAERARTRLSPDQYPTLDLVVAILLGEQVGTGEPSDTPERAEIITRFQQVCGAVTAKGVEDTTFYRWTHLTSLTEVGGDPGGFALPADEAHAWAQRVQHTWPATMVTSTTHDTKRSEDVRARIDVLASYSAEWVELVHRLRDLTADVRPADLDGCTENLLWQTLWGTWAPASADPMSGERLGAYLIKAAREQKSWTTWTTPDTERESQLAYYATALLARADVAEELNEFAALTSRAVRDTILANKAMTLTWLGVADVYQGSEVTRTSLVDPDNRRPVAYDGDSGLRASLARVLQAPADAEMTLDEAKLRLTSKLCRLRAERPDTFVGERSGYRPLPTTTACAFAYTRLCDGEPDVAVVVRRLGRRLERLGGWANHTIVLPQGTWTDVLTGAQIAGGTRLLTEVVGDEPVIILSRVRGS, from the coding sequence ATGACTACCCCGGAGCACGAACGCGCCGCACACCTGCCCCGACCGGGGCGGCGCACGCCAGTGACCACCTACCGGCTGCAGTTGGGGACATCACTGACCTTCGCCGACGCGCGGGCCCTACTGCCCTATCTGCATGAGCTGGGGGTGACGGATCTGTACCTCTCCCCCGTTCTGGCCGCCAGCCCGGGCTCGACCCACGGCTACGACGTCGTCGACCACACCCATATCAGCGCCGTTATGGGGGGCAGGGAGGGCCTGGAGGAACTGGCCCGGGATGCTCATGCCGCCGGCATGGGTGTGGTGGTTGACATCGTTCCCAACCATATGTCGGTGCCGACTCCGGTATGGCATAACCCGCCCTTGTGGTCGGTGTTGCGTGACGGTGAGCAGTCCCCCTACGTCGCCTGGTTCGACGCTCCCCGGGGCGAGAAGCTGCTGATGCCGGTGCTCGGCCAGCGCATCGGACAGGTCCTCAAAGACGGCGAGTTCAGCGTTGAGCGCATGGTCATCCCCACCGAACCGGAGAGGGGCGAACAGTGGGTGCTGCGCTACTACGACCACGTCTTTCCGCTGGCCGCGGGCACGCAGGCGCTGCCTTTGCCCGAGCTGCTTGCACGTCAGCACTACCGCCTCGCCTACTGGCGGGTCGGCGACGAAGAGCTCAACTACCGGCGTTTTTTCGATATCGCCACATTGGCGGCGGTGCGGGTGGAGGACCCTGAGGTGTTCGCGGGCTCCCACGCCCTCATCCTCGAGCTGCTCCGGGCCGGCACGATCGACGCGCTGCGCGTGGATCACCCCGATGGCCTGGCCGATCCCGAGGGTTATCTGGAGCGGTTGTCGCACGCGACCGACGGGGCCTGGATTGCGGCCGAGAAGATCCTCGCCCCCGACGAGCTGCTGCCGGAGTCCTGGCATGCGGCCGGCACCACCGGCTATGACGCCGCCTGGCGCATCGACCAGCTGCAGGTCGATCCTGCGGGGGCCCGCACCCTTGGCTTCATGATGCGGGAGCTGACCGGGAATGTGCCGATCGACTATGCCCGCGTGGCCGGCGACGCCAAGCGGGAGATCATCTCCGGTTCGCTGGCCGCGGAGGTCAACCGGCTGGTGGATCTGCTGCATGCGATCACCGCCCGGGACCTGTATCTGTCCGACCACACCTTCCGGGATCTGCGTGCCTGCGTCGTGGAGCTGTTGGTGGCCGCCGACCGCTATCGGGCCTATGTGCTTCCGGGGCGCCGGGCGGACGACGAGCAGGCCGCCGTCCTGCGGGACACCGCCGAGCGGGCCCGTACCCGCCTGTCCCCCGACCAGTACCCCACGCTGGACCTGGTGGTGGCGATTCTGCTGGGCGAGCAGGTTGGCACCGGTGAACCGTCGGACACGCCCGAGCGGGCGGAGATCATCACCCGCTTCCAGCAGGTGTGCGGCGCTGTGACCGCCAAGGGCGTGGAGGACACCACCTTCTACCGCTGGACGCACCTGACCAGCCTGACCGAGGTGGGCGGCGATCCCGGCGGCTTCGCCCTGCCCGCCGACGAGGCCCACGCCTGGGCGCAGCGCGTCCAGCACACCTGGCCCGCCACCATGGTCACCTCCACCACCCACGACACCAAGCGCAGTGAGGACGTGCGCGCCCGCATCGACGTACTCGCGTCCTACAGCGCCGAATGGGTCGAACTCGTCCATCGGCTGCGCGACCTGACCGCGGACGTGCGTCCGGCCGATCTGGACGGATGCACGGAGAACCTGTTGTGGCAGACGCTGTGGGGCACCTGGGCGCCCGCCTCGGCAGACCCGATGAGCGGCGAGCGACTCGGCGCCTACCTCATCAAGGCGGCCCGTGAGCAGAAGTCGTGGACGACCTGGACGACTCCGGACACCGAGCGCGAGAGCCAACTGGCCTACTACGCGACCGCTCTGCTGGCGCGAGCGGACGTGGCCGAGGAACTCAACGAGTTCGCCGCGCTGACCTCCCGTGCCGTGAGAGACACGATCCTGGCGAACAAGGCGATGACCCTGACCTGGCTCGGAGTCGCCGACGTCTACCAGGGCAGCGAGGTAACCCGCACCTCCCTGGTGGACCCCGACAACCGCCGGCCGGTCGCCTACGACGGCGATTCCGGGCTGCGTGCCTCCCTGGCACGGGTCTTACAGGCGCCCGCCGATGCGGAGATGACGCTGGACGAGGCCAAACTGCGCCTGACGTCCAAATTGTGTCGGCTGCGCGCCGAGAGGCCCGACACTTTCGTCGGTGAGCGCTCCGGCTACCGGCCGCTGCCGACCACCACGGCCTGCGCCTTCGCCTACACCCGCCTGTGCGACGGCGAGCCGGATGTCGCGGTGGTGGTGCGACGCCTGGGGCGTCGCCTAGAAAGGCTGGGCGGCTGGGCCAACCACACGATCGTGCTGCCGCAGGGAACCTGGACCGATGTGCTCACCGGCGCCCAGATCGCCGGCGGCACCCGACTGCTGACCGAAGTCGTCGGGGATGAGCCGGTGATCATCCTGTCCCGTGTGCGCGGGTCCTGA